A single genomic interval of Brevibacillus brevis harbors:
- a CDS encoding beta-ketoacyl synthase N-terminal-like domain-containing protein → MTAVEKLIFELVATKKMNPTDAAALLEQCQKLTEPMVDKEIAIVGMAGKFPKGEDLAHFWEQLKHQQNCIDEFPDSRVRDCIDERLLGQVEKNQWFFKGGYLDRIDQFDPAFFQISPVEAKFMDPMQRLMLETSYQALEDAGYYYKDISGTNTGVYIGTDHTWGQWYRDNAAEKDPLLLSGTWSAILSSRISYWFNLKGPSLVIDTSCSSGLVAVHEACRAIVSGVCDMAIAGGIHINYSPIKNPMLGLVESEDYLIRTFDKQANGTVWGEGVGAVILKPLQHAIRDRDHIYGVIKGSAVNNDGTSDGITAPNARAQEEVICRAWQEAGIDGEAISYIEAHGTGTQLGDSIEIDGLVKAFSRYTKKKQFCAIGTVKTNIGHTVGASGLASLLKVLLAMRHRKIPASINFLEANPFIDFFASPVYVNDRLRDWTTSGGPRIAGISSFGFSGTNCHMVVGEAPEVQLYTKKDEPSLYLLPLSGKDEQVLSKLVADYVAYLYRNKQIDLQDLCYTASTGRGHYNHRLMIIFSGYDDLLSKLEYLKRHGLASSEQVLYQIHEVVVSRGSSADHPHNLKKKWTEREKQELSLQARDLLTSKATRGKEMSFYHSLGELYVLGAAIEWKQLYDPSMCNRLSLPVYPFHKTRCWVESSNQGYRQTAPQALGHPLLRGYTCDTIEQTVYTTAFSVTTDWVFHEHMVGSEYVLPGTAYIEMLLEVGRQQGGLTVIKDLAFLQPFSLQEEETHELQITVKKEGYENHFYIASKDQADGSWRKHAEGKLCRSMQEQKRVDLLALQSTLASSTTDLQRSGGFITTGPHWNNIKGLRIGATECLVAIQLADSYREETAHYLYHPAMMDNAVNIAIRSMDDLLYLPFYYQEIRVHAPIPSAIYSYVKRRAQGEGNQTATFDIDILNADGEVLAEIVGYTIKQVNGQITRASYYEKDWILQEAPSSSREKPQTVLEEAVAVFKGEGEIAERLQEHLRDIYGELSEIAYSQAKDREDYHCLWPQWQAKKIKKIIHLMSMTETEIQDVDGLSKAEERGFSSLYYLLDSLFAHSAGEELEIILVCDQGNRVTGDEMPLHPEHGCLLGLGKVAREEFPHVRIRFIDIDAYTDPKLIIEEFAVTDAPYQVAYRNNKRYVERLKETTLAATGEKPVINAGGVYVITGGTGGLGLEIGKQISRLSPAKIHLISRQGLPVRDMWADIVSKGEDQKRLQQIASIHEMEKNGAIVQIHSAEISQEGQMREVIEKIRKESGAIHGVIHCAGVAGEGLLVRKPESRIREVMAAKVRGTWILERITRQDNLDFFVMFSSMHTLTGGIGQSDYVAANSYMDLYAAYMRQTGRKALTINWPLWRDVGMGQAYDTDNQYNLFESISPSQGAAIFTELLEADLCQVIVGQLKPKLTKETIGHSLAKDYVLAESIEKAIDRALGSSSTLEHSSIRETAIIKEADHQEITKWDQEIALILAKVLGLEEISIFANFEDLGGNSLLAVRLQKELDAAYPGVFMISDIFSYPTVHDMATYLERKRATPVKRNMTIEQIMNDLEQGKITADEADQFIREMSEPV, encoded by the coding sequence ATGACGGCAGTAGAAAAACTTATTTTTGAACTAGTCGCTACCAAAAAAATGAATCCGACAGATGCAGCAGCGCTATTGGAGCAGTGTCAGAAGCTTACAGAGCCGATGGTGGACAAAGAAATTGCCATTGTCGGCATGGCAGGCAAATTTCCGAAAGGAGAGGACCTGGCTCACTTTTGGGAGCAACTGAAGCATCAACAAAATTGCATCGATGAGTTTCCCGATTCACGCGTTCGGGATTGTATCGATGAACGTCTATTGGGGCAAGTGGAAAAAAATCAATGGTTCTTTAAGGGCGGATATCTGGATCGCATTGATCAGTTTGACCCTGCTTTTTTCCAAATCTCTCCTGTCGAAGCAAAATTCATGGACCCGATGCAAAGATTGATGTTGGAAACTTCCTATCAAGCCCTGGAAGACGCAGGATACTATTACAAAGACATCAGCGGAACGAATACAGGTGTATATATCGGTACGGATCATACCTGGGGACAATGGTATCGAGACAATGCGGCGGAAAAAGATCCTTTGTTGCTATCTGGCACGTGGTCAGCCATTCTGTCTAGTCGAATTTCCTATTGGTTTAATTTAAAGGGTCCGAGCCTTGTCATTGATACTTCATGCTCTTCCGGACTGGTTGCCGTCCATGAAGCGTGCCGAGCCATTGTATCGGGCGTTTGCGACATGGCGATCGCAGGTGGGATTCACATTAATTACAGCCCAATCAAAAATCCGATGCTTGGTCTAGTCGAGTCGGAAGATTATCTGATCCGCACATTTGACAAACAGGCGAATGGAACAGTTTGGGGAGAAGGGGTGGGTGCCGTCATCCTCAAGCCTCTTCAGCATGCAATTCGGGATCGAGACCATATCTACGGCGTGATTAAAGGAAGCGCAGTAAACAACGATGGAACATCAGACGGGATCACGGCACCGAATGCTCGTGCGCAGGAAGAAGTCATTTGTCGAGCATGGCAGGAGGCGGGCATCGATGGCGAAGCGATTTCCTACATCGAAGCGCATGGAACTGGAACCCAATTGGGAGATTCGATCGAGATTGATGGTCTTGTCAAAGCTTTTTCCCGCTATACAAAGAAAAAGCAGTTTTGTGCCATTGGAACGGTTAAGACGAACATCGGACATACTGTCGGAGCATCAGGGCTAGCATCCTTGCTAAAAGTGTTGCTGGCTATGCGCCACCGCAAAATTCCGGCGAGCATCAACTTTCTGGAGGCGAATCCTTTTATTGATTTCTTTGCTTCGCCCGTCTATGTGAATGATCGTCTCCGGGATTGGACAACTTCGGGAGGACCGCGAATCGCGGGTATCAGTTCGTTTGGCTTTAGCGGAACCAATTGCCACATGGTAGTAGGGGAGGCTCCAGAAGTTCAGCTATACACGAAAAAGGACGAGCCCTCTCTCTATTTGCTTCCGCTATCTGGAAAAGATGAGCAGGTACTATCCAAGCTGGTGGCAGACTATGTCGCTTATTTATACAGGAACAAGCAAATTGATTTGCAGGACCTGTGCTACACAGCGAGCACGGGACGCGGCCATTACAACCATCGATTGATGATCATCTTCTCAGGTTACGACGATCTGCTCAGCAAGCTGGAATATCTGAAGAGACATGGTCTTGCCTCTAGTGAGCAGGTATTGTACCAGATTCACGAAGTGGTTGTCAGCAGAGGATCATCAGCCGATCATCCGCACAACCTGAAGAAGAAATGGACAGAGCGAGAAAAGCAGGAGTTGTCCTTGCAAGCTAGAGACTTGCTCACTTCTAAGGCTACCCGAGGAAAAGAAATGTCCTTCTATCACTCTTTGGGGGAGCTATATGTTTTGGGAGCGGCTATTGAATGGAAGCAATTATACGACCCGTCCATGTGCAATCGCCTAAGCCTCCCCGTCTATCCGTTTCATAAAACTCGTTGCTGGGTAGAAAGCAGCAATCAAGGATATCGGCAGACCGCTCCACAAGCGTTAGGACACCCACTGCTTCGCGGATATACTTGCGACACTATCGAGCAGACGGTGTATACGACAGCCTTTTCCGTTACAACAGACTGGGTCTTCCACGAGCACATGGTGGGTAGCGAGTATGTCTTGCCCGGCACAGCGTATATCGAGATGCTGCTCGAAGTTGGCAGACAACAAGGCGGTCTCACTGTCATCAAGGACCTCGCCTTTTTGCAGCCCTTTTCGCTTCAGGAAGAGGAGACCCATGAACTGCAAATCACGGTAAAAAAAGAGGGCTACGAAAATCACTTCTATATCGCCAGTAAGGATCAAGCAGATGGCTCCTGGCGCAAGCATGCGGAGGGTAAACTGTGTCGTTCCATGCAGGAGCAAAAACGCGTAGACCTGCTGGCCTTGCAAAGTACGTTAGCTTCCAGCACAACTGACCTGCAGCGGAGCGGAGGCTTTATTACGACAGGACCACACTGGAACAATATCAAAGGGCTTCGAATAGGAGCCACGGAATGTTTGGTTGCGATCCAACTCGCAGATTCCTATCGTGAAGAAACGGCACACTACCTCTATCATCCAGCTATGATGGACAATGCAGTCAATATCGCGATACGCAGCATGGATGACCTTTTGTATCTGCCTTTTTACTATCAGGAGATCCGGGTTCACGCCCCTATTCCTTCTGCTATTTACAGTTATGTAAAAAGGCGCGCGCAGGGAGAAGGAAACCAAACAGCAACTTTTGACATCGATATTTTGAATGCCGATGGAGAGGTACTCGCTGAAATAGTTGGATATACCATCAAGCAGGTAAATGGCCAGATAACGAGGGCGAGCTATTACGAAAAGGATTGGATTCTCCAGGAGGCACCATCTTCATCCCGTGAAAAGCCGCAGACTGTGCTTGAAGAGGCCGTGGCTGTGTTCAAAGGGGAGGGAGAGATTGCCGAGCGACTTCAGGAGCATCTACGCGACATTTATGGAGAACTAAGCGAGATCGCTTACAGCCAAGCCAAGGATCGTGAAGACTATCATTGCTTGTGGCCGCAATGGCAGGCGAAAAAGATTAAGAAAATTATCCATTTGATGAGCATGACGGAAACGGAGATTCAGGATGTTGACGGACTCAGCAAGGCGGAGGAAAGAGGCTTTTCCAGTCTGTATTACTTGCTAGACAGTCTCTTTGCTCATTCTGCTGGTGAAGAGTTAGAAATCATCCTCGTGTGCGATCAGGGCAACCGAGTAACGGGAGACGAGATGCCCCTTCACCCAGAGCATGGATGCTTGCTGGGCCTTGGCAAAGTAGCACGAGAAGAATTTCCTCATGTACGTATCCGGTTCATTGATATCGATGCTTATACCGATCCGAAATTGATTATCGAAGAATTTGCGGTCACAGATGCCCCGTACCAAGTTGCCTATCGCAACAACAAGCGGTACGTGGAGCGATTGAAGGAAACTACCCTGGCAGCCACAGGCGAGAAGCCAGTGATCAATGCAGGCGGCGTATATGTGATTACAGGTGGGACCGGAGGATTGGGTTTGGAAATCGGCAAACAGATCAGCCGTTTGAGTCCTGCGAAAATCCACCTGATCAGTCGGCAAGGATTGCCCGTGCGAGACATGTGGGCAGACATCGTATCTAAGGGGGAAGATCAGAAAAGGCTCCAACAGATCGCCTCTATCCACGAGATGGAGAAAAACGGCGCGATCGTGCAGATTCATTCAGCGGAAATTAGCCAAGAGGGCCAGATGCGTGAAGTGATTGAGAAAATCCGCAAAGAGTCCGGAGCCATCCATGGCGTGATCCATTGTGCTGGGGTAGCAGGGGAAGGATTGCTCGTGCGCAAACCAGAGAGCCGCATCCGGGAAGTTATGGCAGCGAAGGTGAGGGGCACCTGGATATTGGAGCGAATCACACGGCAAGACAATCTCGATTTCTTTGTGATGTTTTCTAGCATGCATACGTTGACAGGCGGTATTGGACAAAGTGATTACGTGGCGGCGAACAGTTACATGGATCTCTATGCAGCCTATATGCGTCAAACAGGGAGAAAAGCGCTTACCATCAATTGGCCTCTGTGGCGAGATGTTGGAATGGGTCAAGCGTACGATACAGACAATCAGTACAACCTTTTCGAGAGCATCTCGCCAAGTCAGGGAGCGGCGATCTTCACAGAGCTTTTGGAAGCAGACCTTTGCCAGGTCATCGTCGGTCAATTGAAGCCAAAACTCACAAAAGAAACGATTGGACACAGCTTGGCAAAAGATTATGTGCTTGCGGAGAGTATCGAGAAGGCAATCGATCGCGCACTTGGCAGTAGCAGCACACTTGAACACTCGTCTATCCGAGAAACGGCGATCATAAAAGAAGCTGATCATCAGGAGATAACGAAGTGGGATCAGGAAATCGCGCTTATCTTGGCAAAAGTGCTCGGTCTTGAGGAGATCAG